Proteins encoded together in one Carya illinoinensis cultivar Pawnee chromosome 3, C.illinoinensisPawnee_v1, whole genome shotgun sequence window:
- the LOC122305439 gene encoding uncharacterized protein LOC122305439, producing MKRYFLSNNKTHSRIHQSILANPHIHLLTPIPRMIPATHPTFYHLYMLRIMKSIPIQIHHLPSHLRLKPFLPPLNTPIIPWTPHLMLYLILSTKLIPPLPMMILLKYLVDQIKHATLLPTFMTTIASKLQQPLLPIAIHDDYLWTLLNIRYKYFISSVLSYTSLSPQFQAFTTSVSINTKPTTYAQAIKHPLWCEAMDQELATLELNETWNIVDLPLGKRPIDCKWVYNLKFKADDIVERAKARLVAKGFTQREVAAIKGDVNNAFLYAELAEDIYMKPPPGSLAAKTK from the exons ATGAAGAGATATTTCCTCTCAAACAACAAAACCCACTCACGTATTCACCAATCAATCCTGGCCAACCCACATATTCACCTTTTGACACCTATCCCTCGAATGATTCCAGCGACACATCCAACATTTTACCACCTCTACATGCTTCGGATTATGAAATCCATACCGATACAAATACATCACCTCCCATCACACCTACGCCTAAAACCATTTCTCCCTCCCCTAAACACACCAATAATTCCTTGGACTCCCCACCTCATGCTTTATCTCATACTCTCCACGAAATTGATCCCTCCTCTACCCATGATGATTCTTCTCAAGTACCTCGTCGATCAAATCAAACACGCCACGCTCCTGCCTACCTTCATGACTACCATTGCCAGCAAGCTTCAACAACCTCTTCTCCCAATCGCCATCCACGATGACTACCTCTGGACACTCCTCAACATCAGgtacaaatatttcatttcctcTGTTTTATCTTATACATCTTTGTCACCTCAATTTCAAGCATTCACCACCTCTGTTTCCATCAATACCAAACCTACCACATATGCACAAGCAATTAAACACCCACTTTGGTGTGAGGCAATGGACCAGGAACTTGCTACCCTTGAGCTCAATGAGACTTGGAACATCGTCGATCTGCCTCTAGGCAAGCGACCGATTgattgcaaatgggtttataatCTCAAATTCAAGGCTGACGACATAGTAGAACGAGCTAAAGCTCGCTTAGTCGCAAAGGGTTTTACCCAGCGTGAAG TTGCTGCCATCAAAGGCGACGTAAATAACGCTTTTTTGTATGCTGAGCTCGCTGAAGACATTTACATGAAGCCACCTCCTGGTTCCCTTGCTGCAAAAACTAAGTAA